From the Carassius gibelio isolate Cgi1373 ecotype wild population from Czech Republic chromosome B25, carGib1.2-hapl.c, whole genome shotgun sequence genome, one window contains:
- the LOC128014410 gene encoding histone H2B: MPEPAKSAPKKGSKKAVTKTAAKGGKKRRKSRKESYAIYVYKVLKQVHPDTGISSKAMGIMNSFVNDIFERIAGESSRLAHYNKRSTITSREIQTAVRLLLPGELAKHAVSEGTKAVTKYTSSK, from the coding sequence ATGCCTGAACCAGCGAAGTCTGCTCCCAAGAAGGGCTCCAAGAAAGCGGTCACCAAGACCGCCGCTAAAGGAGGAAAGAAGCGCAGAAAGTCCAGGAAGGAGAGCTACGCTATCTACGTGTACAAAGTGCTGAAGCAGGTTCATCCTGACACCGGCATCTCTTCGAAGGCGATGGGGATCATGAACTCTTTCGTCAACGACATCTTCGAGCGCATCGCCGGTGAGTCGTCTCGTCTCGCTCACTACAACAAGCGCTCCACCATCACCTCGAGAGAGATCCAGACCGCCGTGCGTCTGCTGCTGCCCGGAGAGCTGGCCAAACACGCCGTGTCTGAGGGCACCAAGGCCGTCACCAAGTACACCAGCTCCAAGTAG
- the LOC128014406 gene encoding histone H2A-like has product MSGRGKTGGKARAKAKTRSSRAGLQFPVGRVHRLLRKGNYGERVGAGAPVYLAAVLEYLTAEILELAGNAARDNKKTRIIPRHLQLAVRNDEELNKLLGGVTIAQGGVLPNIQAVLLPKKTEKPAKTK; this is encoded by the coding sequence ATGAGTGGCAGAGGTAAAACCGGCGGTAAGGCCAGGGCGAAGGCTAAGACTCGCTCCTCCAGAGCAGGGCTGCAGTTCCCCGTCGGTCGTGTTCACAGACTTCTCCGCAAAGGGAACTACGGCGAGCGCGTCGGTGCCGGTGCCCCGGTGTATCTGGCCGCTGTGCTCGAGTATCTGACGGCTGAGATCCTGGAGCTGGCTGGAAACGCCGCTCGGGACAACAAGAAAACTCGTATCATCCCCCGTCACCTGCAGCTGGCGGTGCGTAACGACGAGGAGCTCAACAAACTCCTGGGCGGAGTGACCATCGCTCAGGGCGGCGTGCTGCCCAACATCCAGGCCGTGCTGCTGCCCAAGAAGACCGAGAAACCCGCCAAAACCAAATGA
- the LOC128014353 gene encoding piggyBac transposable element-derived protein 4-like isoform X14, producing MMAHEEALQTTTDSEEESTFPSEEEEDFDDELLHFEERFDDKENTVYKEKTPSSAHHTRATHKHLSAFNSVEKLKICESDSDQMPAAKRARTLSWKAETDVDQVPQTLRFLPAREPGPQLSAADSHSPMSLFKLFFTESAVENLCHNTNAQAARAMSKGCKYKWTDVGVDELYRYIGLIFYMSVLKMSSIADYWRQDSPFSLPFPATVMSRDRYRTISWNVHMSHPDADEENDRKRGTDQHDRLFRIKPLMDTIRLACKAFYHPRRNLAVKERLVACRAKTGMRRCTKVKPTKLGFKFFDLSDSSNGYIVDFSIYTGKNSFPAGRGLSYGAVMSLLDRKVLGSGYHVYMDDFYTSPKLFTDLFSLKFGACGTYREQRKGFPKTAANSLSRSSSRGSIRWIRDGPLVCVKWMDTQVVSVCSTIHAASTGGHVKRNIKAQHTKSVPCPAPVTAYSQHMGGVDLSNQLLQYYAAQHKTMKWYRKVFLHFLDIAANNAFILHKELHGNMTRKEFMEELIAELCGVSQKAAPKQSNTEHVPIPGAELTSDVRRNATVGRRICVHCKAVHGKRSQTPWKCQACDVHLCLQLDRNCFQEWHKSL from the exons ATGATGGCACACGAGGAAGCTCTCCAGACGACCACAGACAGCGAAGAAGAAAGTACTTTTCCCTCAGAAGAAGAGGAAGACTTTGATGATGAACTCCTGCATTTCGAGGAGCGCTTCGATGATAAAGAGAACACAGTTTATAAAGA GAAAACACCTTCAAGTGCACATCACACAAGGGCGacacacaagcatctttcagCTTTCAACTCGGTTGAGAAACTTAAAAT ATGTGAGAGTGACAGTGACCAGATGCCTGCTGCAAAGAGAGCCAGGACTCTTTCATGGAAAGCAGAGACTGATGTTGACCAGGTTCCTCAGACTCTGAGATTCCTGCCTGCTCGGGAACCAGGACCACAGTTGTCTGCTGCTGACTCACACTCTCCCATGAGtcttttcaaactgtttttcaCAGAGAGCGCCGTGGAAAACCTGTGCCACAACACAAATGCTCAGGCTGCCAGGGCAATGTCAAAGGGCTGCAAGTACAAATGGACAGATGTCGGTGTTGATGAGCTGTATCGCTACATCGGACTGATATTCTACATGTCTGTGCTGAAGATGAGCTCCATCGCTGACTACTGGCGGCAGGACAGTCCTTTCTCTCTGCCTTTTCCCGCCACAGTTATGTCAAGGGACAGATACCGCACCATTTCCTGGAATGTACACATGAGTCACCCAGACGCAGACGAGGAAAACGACAGAAAGAGGGGCACAGACCAACATGACCGTCTGTTCAGGATCAAACCCCTCATGGACACGATTCGTCTTGCGTGCAAAGCCTTCTATCATCCTAGAAGAAATCTAGCTGTGAAGGAGAGATTGGTGGCATGCAGAGCAAAGACAGGAATGAGACGGTGCACAAAAGTCAAGCCGACAAAGTTGGGCTTCAAGTTTTTTGACCTTTCAGACTCATCAAATGGATATATTGTGGACTTCTCCATCTACACGGGGAAGAATAGTTTTCCTGCAGGCCGTGGGCTTTCATATGGTGCTGTGATGTCTCTCCTGGACCGTAAAGTTTTGGGCTCTGGGTACCATGTGTACATGGATGATTTCTACACCAGTCCAAAGCTCTTCACAGACTTGTTTTCTCTGAAGTTTGGTGCTTGTGGGACGTACAGGGAGCAGAGGAAGGGCTTCCCAAAGACTGCAGCTAATTCACTGAGCAGAAGCTCCAGCAGGGGATCCATCAGGTGGATTCGGGACGGGCCTCTTGTGTGTGTGAAGTGGATGGACACGCAAGTGGTGTCTGTTTGTTCCACCATACATGCTGCCTCTACAGGAGGCCATGTGAAAAGAAACATCAAAGCACAACATACAAAGTCTGTTCCATGTCCTGCACCTGTGACTGCATACAGCCAGCACATGGGGGGTGTTGACCTGTCCAATCAGCTTCTGCAATACTATGCTGCACAGCACAAAACCATGAAATGGTACAGAAAAGTCTTTCTACACTTCTTGGACATTGCCGCCAACAATGCTTTCATATTGCACAAAGAGCTGCACGGCAACATGACTCGCAAAGAGTTCATGGAGGAGCTTATTGCAGAGCTCTGTGGCGTGTCACAGAAAGCAGCACCAAAACAGTCCAACACAGAACATGTGCCAATCCCAGGAGCTGAGTTGACTTCTGACGTCAGAAGAAACGCTACTGTCGGTCGCCGGATCTGTGTGCATTGCAAAGCAGTGCATGGAAAGAGGTCACAAACACCTTGGAAATGCCAGGCTTGTGACGTTCATTTGTGTCTTCAGTTGGACAGAAACTGTTTCCAGGAATGGCACAAAAGTCTGTGA
- the LOC128014353 gene encoding piggyBac transposable element-derived protein 4-like isoform X12, whose translation MMAHEEALQTTTDSEEESTFPSEEEEDFDDQLLHFEERFDDKENTVYKEKTPSSAHHTRATHKHLSAFNSVEKLKICESDSDQMPAAKRARTLSWKAETDVDQVPQTLRFLPAREPGPQLSAADSHSPMSLFKLFFTESAVENLCHNTNAQAARAMSKGCKYKWTDVGVDELYRYIGLIFYMSVLKMSSIADYWRQDSPFSLPFPATVMSRDRYRTISWNVHMSHPDADEENDRKRGTDQHDRLFRIKPLMDTIRLACKAFYHPRRNLAVKERLVACRAKTGMRRCTKVKPTKLGFKFFDLSDSSNGYIVDFSIYTGKNSFPAGRGLSYGAVMSLLDRKVLGSGYHVYMDDFYTSPKLFTDLFSLKFGACGTYREQRKGFPKTAANSLSRSSSRGSIRWIRDGPLVCVKWMDTQVVSVCSTIHAASTGGHVKRNIKAQHTKSVPCPAPVTAYSQHMGGVDLSNQLLQYYAAQHKTMKWYRKVFLHFLDIAANNAFILHKELHGNMTRKEFMEELIAELCGVSQKAAPKQSNTEHVPIPGAELTSDVRRNATVGRRICVHCKAVHGKRSQTPWKCQACDVHLCLQLDRNCFQEWHKSL comes from the exons GAAAACACCTTCAAGTGCACATCACACAAGGGCGacacacaagcatctttcagCTTTCAACTCGGTTGAGAAACTTAAAAT ATGTGAGAGTGACAGTGACCAGATGCCTGCTGCAAAGAGAGCCAGGACTCTTTCATGGAAAGCAGAGACTGATGTTGACCAGGTTCCTCAGACTCTGAGATTCCTGCCTGCTCGGGAACCAGGACCACAGTTGTCTGCTGCTGACTCACACTCTCCCATGAGtcttttcaaactgtttttcaCAGAGAGCGCCGTGGAAAACCTGTGCCACAACACAAATGCTCAGGCTGCCAGGGCAATGTCAAAGGGCTGCAAGTACAAATGGACAGATGTCGGTGTTGATGAGCTGTATCGCTACATCGGACTGATATTCTACATGTCTGTGCTGAAGATGAGCTCCATCGCTGACTACTGGCGGCAGGACAGTCCTTTCTCTCTGCCTTTTCCCGCCACAGTTATGTCAAGGGACAGATACCGCACCATTTCCTGGAATGTACACATGAGTCACCCAGACGCAGACGAGGAAAACGACAGAAAGAGGGGCACAGACCAACATGACCGTCTGTTCAGGATCAAACCCCTCATGGACACGATTCGTCTTGCGTGCAAAGCCTTCTATCATCCTAGAAGAAATCTAGCTGTGAAGGAGAGATTGGTGGCATGCAGAGCAAAGACAGGAATGAGACGGTGCACAAAAGTCAAGCCGACAAAGTTGGGCTTCAAGTTTTTTGACCTTTCAGACTCATCAAATGGATATATTGTGGACTTCTCCATCTACACGGGGAAGAATAGTTTTCCTGCAGGCCGTGGGCTTTCATATGGTGCTGTGATGTCTCTCCTGGACCGTAAAGTTTTGGGCTCTGGGTACCATGTGTACATGGATGATTTCTACACCAGTCCAAAGCTCTTCACAGACTTGTTTTCTCTGAAGTTTGGTGCTTGTGGGACGTACAGGGAGCAGAGGAAGGGCTTCCCAAAGACTGCAGCTAATTCACTGAGCAGAAGCTCCAGCAGGGGATCCATCAGGTGGATTCGGGACGGGCCTCTTGTGTGTGTGAAGTGGATGGACACGCAAGTGGTGTCTGTTTGTTCCACCATACATGCTGCCTCTACAGGAGGCCATGTGAAAAGAAACATCAAAGCACAACATACAAAGTCTGTTCCATGTCCTGCACCTGTGACTGCATACAGCCAGCACATGGGGGGTGTTGACCTGTCCAATCAGCTTCTGCAATACTATGCTGCACAGCACAAAACCATGAAATGGTACAGAAAAGTCTTTCTACACTTCTTGGACATTGCCGCCAACAATGCTTTCATATTGCACAAAGAGCTGCACGGCAACATGACTCGCAAAGAGTTCATGGAGGAGCTTATTGCAGAGCTCTGTGGCGTGTCACAGAAAGCAGCACCAAAACAGTCCAACACAGAACATGTGCCAATCCCAGGAGCTGAGTTGACTTCTGACGTCAGAAGAAACGCTACTGTCGGTCGCCGGATCTGTGTGCATTGCAAAGCAGTGCATGGAAAGAGGTCACAAACACCTTGGAAATGCCAGGCTTGTGACGTTCATTTGTGTCTTCAGTTGGACAGAAACTGTTTCCAGGAATGGCACAAAAGTCTGTGA
- the LOC128014353 gene encoding piggyBac transposable element-derived protein 4-like isoform X17: MMAHEEALQTTTDSEEESTFPSEEEEDFDDQLLHFEERFDDKENTIYKEKTPSSAHHTRATHKHLSAFNSVEKLKICESDSDQMPAAKRARTLSWKAETDVDQVPQTLRFLPAREPGPQLSAADSHSPMSLFKLFFTESAVENLCHNTNAQAARAMSKGCKYKWTDVGVDELYRYIGLIFYMSVLKMSSIADYWRQDSPFSLPFPATVMSRDRYRTISWNVHMSHPDADEENDRKRGTDQHDRLFRIKPLMDTIRLACKAFYHPRRNLAVKERLVACRAKTGMRRCTKVKPTKLGFKFFDLSDSSNGYIVDFSIYTGKNSFPAGRGLSYGAVMSLLDRKVLGSGYHVYMDDFYTSPKLFTDLFSLKFGACGTYREQRKGFPKTAANSLSRSSSRGSIRWIRDGPLVCVKWMDTQVVSVCSTIHAASTGGHVKRNIKAQHTKSVPCPAPVTAYSQHMGGVDLSNQLLQYYAAQHKTMKWYRKVFLHFLDIAANNAFILHKELHGNMTRKEFMEELIAELCGVSQKAAPKQSNTEHVPIPGAELTSDVRRNATVGRRICVHCKAVHGKRSQTPWKCQACDVHLCLQLDRNCFQEWHKSL, from the exons GAAAACACCTTCAAGTGCACATCACACAAGGGCGacacacaagcatctttcagCTTTCAACTCGGTTGAGAAACTTAAAAT ATGTGAGAGTGACAGTGACCAGATGCCTGCTGCAAAGAGAGCCAGGACTCTTTCATGGAAAGCAGAGACTGATGTTGACCAGGTTCCTCAGACTCTGAGATTCCTGCCTGCTCGGGAACCAGGACCACAGTTGTCTGCTGCTGACTCACACTCTCCCATGAGtcttttcaaactgtttttcaCAGAGAGCGCCGTGGAAAACCTGTGCCACAACACAAATGCTCAGGCTGCCAGGGCAATGTCAAAGGGCTGCAAGTACAAATGGACAGATGTCGGTGTTGATGAGCTGTATCGCTACATCGGACTGATATTCTACATGTCTGTGCTGAAGATGAGCTCCATCGCTGACTACTGGCGGCAGGACAGTCCTTTCTCTCTGCCTTTTCCCGCCACAGTTATGTCAAGGGACAGATACCGCACCATTTCCTGGAATGTACACATGAGTCACCCAGACGCAGACGAGGAAAACGACAGAAAGAGGGGCACAGACCAACATGACCGTCTGTTCAGGATCAAACCCCTCATGGACACGATTCGTCTTGCGTGCAAAGCCTTCTATCATCCTAGAAGAAATCTAGCTGTGAAGGAGAGATTGGTGGCATGCAGAGCAAAGACAGGAATGAGACGGTGCACAAAAGTCAAGCCGACAAAGTTGGGCTTCAAGTTTTTTGACCTTTCAGACTCATCAAATGGATATATTGTGGACTTCTCCATCTACACGGGGAAGAATAGTTTTCCTGCAGGCCGTGGGCTTTCATATGGTGCTGTGATGTCTCTCCTGGACCGTAAAGTTTTGGGCTCTGGGTACCATGTGTACATGGATGATTTCTACACCAGTCCAAAGCTCTTCACAGACTTGTTTTCTCTGAAGTTTGGTGCTTGTGGGACGTACAGGGAGCAGAGGAAGGGCTTCCCAAAGACTGCAGCTAATTCACTGAGCAGAAGCTCCAGCAGGGGATCCATCAGGTGGATTCGGGACGGGCCTCTTGTGTGTGTGAAGTGGATGGACACGCAAGTGGTGTCTGTTTGTTCCACCATACATGCTGCCTCTACAGGAGGCCATGTGAAAAGAAACATCAAAGCACAACATACAAAGTCTGTTCCATGTCCTGCACCTGTGACTGCATACAGCCAGCACATGGGGGGTGTTGACCTGTCCAATCAGCTTCTGCAATACTATGCTGCACAGCACAAAACCATGAAATGGTACAGAAAAGTCTTTCTACACTTCTTGGACATTGCCGCCAACAATGCTTTCATATTGCACAAAGAGCTGCACGGCAACATGACTCGCAAAGAGTTCATGGAGGAGCTTATTGCAGAGCTCTGTGGCGTGTCACAGAAAGCAGCACCAAAACAGTCCAACACAGAACATGTGCCAATCCCAGGAGCTGAGTTGACTTCTGACGTCAGAAGAAACGCTACTGTCGGTCGCCGGATCTGTGTGCATTGCAAAGCAGTGCATGGAAAGAGGTCACAAACACCTTGGAAATGCCAGGCTTGTGACGTTCATTTGTGTCTTCAGTTGGACAGAAACTGTTTCCAGGAATGGCACAAAAGTCTGTGA
- the LOC128014353 gene encoding piggyBac transposable element-derived protein 4-like isoform X31 has protein sequence MMAHEEALQTTTDSEEESTFPSEEEEDFDDQLLHFEERFDDKENTIYKECESDSDQMPAAKRARTLSWKAETDVDQVPQTLRFLPAREPGPQLSAADSHSPMSLFKLFFTESAVENLCHNTNAQAARAMSKGCKYKWTDVGVDELYRYIGLIFYMSVLKMSSIADYWRQDSPFSLPFPATVMSRDRYRTISWNVHMSHPDADEENDRKRGTDQHDRLFRIKPLMDTIRLACKAFYHPRRNLAVKERLVACRAKTGMRRCTKVKPTKLGFKFFDLSDSSNGYIVDFSIYTGKNSFPAGRGLSYGAVMSLLDRKVLGSGYHVYMDDFYTSPKLFTDLFSLKFGACGTYREQRKGFPKTAANSLSRSSSRGSIRWIRDGPLVCVKWMDTQVVSVCSTIHAASTGGHVKRNIKAQHTKSVPCPAPVTAYSQHMGGVDLSNQLLQYYAAQHKTMKWYRKVFLHFLDIAANNAFILHKELHGNMTRKEFMEELIAELCGVSQKAAPKQSNTEHVPIPGAELTSDVRRNATVGRRICVHCKAVHGKRSQTPWKCQACDVHLCLQLDRNCFQEWHKSL, from the coding sequence ATGTGAGAGTGACAGTGACCAGATGCCTGCTGCAAAGAGAGCCAGGACTCTTTCATGGAAAGCAGAGACTGATGTTGACCAGGTTCCTCAGACTCTGAGATTCCTGCCTGCTCGGGAACCAGGACCACAGTTGTCTGCTGCTGACTCACACTCTCCCATGAGtcttttcaaactgtttttcaCAGAGAGCGCCGTGGAAAACCTGTGCCACAACACAAATGCTCAGGCTGCCAGGGCAATGTCAAAGGGCTGCAAGTACAAATGGACAGATGTCGGTGTTGATGAGCTGTATCGCTACATCGGACTGATATTCTACATGTCTGTGCTGAAGATGAGCTCCATCGCTGACTACTGGCGGCAGGACAGTCCTTTCTCTCTGCCTTTTCCCGCCACAGTTATGTCAAGGGACAGATACCGCACCATTTCCTGGAATGTACACATGAGTCACCCAGACGCAGACGAGGAAAACGACAGAAAGAGGGGCACAGACCAACATGACCGTCTGTTCAGGATCAAACCCCTCATGGACACGATTCGTCTTGCGTGCAAAGCCTTCTATCATCCTAGAAGAAATCTAGCTGTGAAGGAGAGATTGGTGGCATGCAGAGCAAAGACAGGAATGAGACGGTGCACAAAAGTCAAGCCGACAAAGTTGGGCTTCAAGTTTTTTGACCTTTCAGACTCATCAAATGGATATATTGTGGACTTCTCCATCTACACGGGGAAGAATAGTTTTCCTGCAGGCCGTGGGCTTTCATATGGTGCTGTGATGTCTCTCCTGGACCGTAAAGTTTTGGGCTCTGGGTACCATGTGTACATGGATGATTTCTACACCAGTCCAAAGCTCTTCACAGACTTGTTTTCTCTGAAGTTTGGTGCTTGTGGGACGTACAGGGAGCAGAGGAAGGGCTTCCCAAAGACTGCAGCTAATTCACTGAGCAGAAGCTCCAGCAGGGGATCCATCAGGTGGATTCGGGACGGGCCTCTTGTGTGTGTGAAGTGGATGGACACGCAAGTGGTGTCTGTTTGTTCCACCATACATGCTGCCTCTACAGGAGGCCATGTGAAAAGAAACATCAAAGCACAACATACAAAGTCTGTTCCATGTCCTGCACCTGTGACTGCATACAGCCAGCACATGGGGGGTGTTGACCTGTCCAATCAGCTTCTGCAATACTATGCTGCACAGCACAAAACCATGAAATGGTACAGAAAAGTCTTTCTACACTTCTTGGACATTGCCGCCAACAATGCTTTCATATTGCACAAAGAGCTGCACGGCAACATGACTCGCAAAGAGTTCATGGAGGAGCTTATTGCAGAGCTCTGTGGCGTGTCACAGAAAGCAGCACCAAAACAGTCCAACACAGAACATGTGCCAATCCCAGGAGCTGAGTTGACTTCTGACGTCAGAAGAAACGCTACTGTCGGTCGCCGGATCTGTGTGCATTGCAAAGCAGTGCATGGAAAGAGGTCACAAACACCTTGGAAATGCCAGGCTTGTGACGTTCATTTGTGTCTTCAGTTGGACAGAAACTGTTTCCAGGAATGGCACAAAAGTCTGTGA
- the LOC128014393 gene encoding histone H3-like, with translation MARTKQTARKSTGGKAPRKQLATKAARKSAPATGGVKKPHRYRPGTVALREIRRYQKSTELLIRKLPFQRLVREIAQDFKTDLRFQSSAVMALQESSESYLVGLFEDTNLCAIHAKRVTIMPKDIQLARRIRGERA, from the coding sequence ATGGCAAGAACCAAGCAGACGGCTCGTAAATCCACCGGAGGCAAAGCCCCGAGGAAGCAGCTCGCCACCAAAGCCGCCCGTAAGAGCGCTCCAGCCACCGGCGGCGTCAAGAAGCCTCACCGCTACAGGCCCGGTACCGTGGCTCTGCGAGAGATCCGTCGCTACCAGAAGTCCACCGAGCTGCTGATCCGCAAGCTGCCCTTCCAGCGTCTGGTGCGAGAGATCGCTCAGGACTTCAAGACGGACCTGCGCTTCCAGAGCTCCGCCGTCATGGCCCTGCAGGAGTCCAGCGAGTCTTATCTGGTCGGTCTGTTCGAGGACACCAACCTGTGCGCCATCCACGCCAAGAGAGTCACCATCATGCCCAAAGACATCCAGCTGGCCCGCCGCATCCGTGGAGAGCGCGCCTAA